A portion of the Halobacillus ihumii genome contains these proteins:
- the rho gene encoding transcription termination factor Rho codes for MAELSISNLEGMTLKKLYSLAKQYKVSYYAKLTKRELIFAILKAQAEKDGFLFMDGILEIIPSEGFGFLRPINYSPSAEDIYISASQIRRFDLRNGDKVSGKVRPPKENERYYGLLHVDAVNGEDPETAKERVHFPALTPLYPDRHMKLETESKKLSTRIMDLMAPVGYGQRGLIVAPPKAGKTMLLKQMANSISTNHPESKLIILLVDERPEEVTDIERYVAPDVDVVSSTFDEVPENHIKVAELVLERAMRLVEHKRDVIILMDSITRLARAYNLVIPPSGRTLSGGIDPAAFHRPKRFFGAARNIEEGGSFTILATALVDTGSRMDDVIYEEFKGTGNMELHLDRSLAERRIFPAIDIARSGTRKEELLLPKSELDKVWAIRKTMSDSHDFIDRFLRRLRSSKTNEEFFDLMDKDMKGKTTSSRRS; via the coding sequence GTGGCAGAACTATCAATATCCAACCTAGAAGGCATGACGTTAAAGAAACTCTATTCTTTAGCGAAGCAGTACAAGGTATCCTATTATGCCAAGCTGACGAAGCGAGAGTTGATTTTCGCAATTTTGAAAGCACAAGCTGAGAAAGATGGCTTTCTATTTATGGATGGCATCTTAGAAATAATCCCTTCTGAAGGGTTTGGTTTCCTTCGTCCAATCAACTATTCTCCGAGTGCTGAGGACATTTACATCTCCGCATCACAAATTCGCAGATTTGATTTGCGTAATGGTGACAAAGTTTCAGGGAAAGTCAGGCCGCCTAAGGAAAATGAGCGGTATTACGGATTGCTTCACGTAGATGCAGTAAACGGAGAGGACCCAGAGACGGCGAAAGAACGTGTCCATTTTCCTGCTTTAACGCCGCTCTATCCGGATCGTCACATGAAGCTTGAAACAGAAAGTAAAAAACTTTCCACGCGGATTATGGACTTGATGGCACCGGTCGGATATGGTCAGCGCGGGCTGATTGTTGCCCCGCCTAAAGCGGGTAAGACGATGCTGTTGAAGCAAATGGCGAACAGCATTTCTACCAATCATCCTGAGTCAAAATTAATTATTTTGCTTGTCGATGAACGTCCGGAAGAAGTAACCGACATCGAGCGTTACGTGGCTCCGGATGTTGATGTGGTGAGTTCAACCTTTGACGAGGTACCGGAGAACCATATCAAAGTGGCTGAACTCGTCCTGGAGCGGGCAATGCGACTCGTTGAACATAAGCGTGACGTGATTATTTTAATGGACAGCATTACACGTCTTGCGCGTGCTTATAACCTAGTAATCCCGCCAAGCGGACGAACTCTATCTGGAGGGATTGACCCGGCAGCTTTCCACCGTCCGAAGCGTTTCTTCGGTGCGGCGAGAAATATCGAAGAAGGCGGTAGTTTTACCATCTTAGCCACAGCATTAGTGGATACAGGCTCCCGTATGGACGATGTTATTTATGAAGAATTTAAAGGAACCGGAAACATGGAGCTTCACCTAGACCGCAGTCTGGCTGAACGACGTATCTTCCCTGCGATTGACATTGCTCGTTCTGGAACTCGTAAAGAAGAACTGCTGCTGCCGAAATCTGAACTAGATAAAGTGTGGGCGATTCGAAAAACGATGTCGGATTCTCACGATTTCATCGACCGTTTTCTACGAAGGCTGCGGTCATCGAAAACAAATGAGGAATTTTTCGATCTGATGGATAAGGATATGAAAGGGAAAACAACCTCATCCCGTCGCAGTTGA
- the glpX gene encoding class II fructose-bisphosphatase — protein sequence MERSLSMELVRVTEAAALSSARWMGRGKKDEADDAATSAMRDVFDTIPMKGTVVIGEGEMDEAPMLYIGEKLGNGFGPRVDVAVDPLEGTNIVAQGTWNALAVIAIADHNQLLHAPDMYMEKIAVGPEAVGKVDINSSVAENLAAVAEAKNKDVEDVVAIVLNRKRHEGIIEEIRAAGARIKLISDGDVAAAINTAFDDTGVDILFGSGGAPEGVLAAVALKCLGGEIQGKLIPSNEEERNRCKDMGIEDINKVLYMEDFCGGDDAIFAATGVTDGELLQGVQFKGQKATTQTVVMRAKSGTVRFIDGDHSLKKKPNLVIK from the coding sequence ATGGAAAGAAGTTTATCAATGGAATTAGTCAGAGTAACCGAGGCAGCAGCTTTATCATCAGCTCGCTGGATGGGAAGAGGCAAGAAAGACGAGGCTGATGATGCGGCCACCTCTGCCATGCGTGACGTTTTTGACACCATCCCGATGAAAGGAACCGTTGTAATCGGGGAAGGCGAAATGGACGAAGCGCCGATGCTTTATATTGGGGAGAAGCTAGGAAATGGCTTCGGTCCAAGAGTGGATGTAGCTGTAGATCCACTTGAAGGAACAAACATTGTCGCGCAGGGAACGTGGAATGCGCTGGCTGTCATTGCGATTGCTGACCACAACCAGCTATTACATGCCCCGGATATGTACATGGAAAAGATTGCTGTTGGACCAGAAGCTGTCGGAAAAGTTGATATAAACTCATCGGTAGCTGAAAACCTTGCTGCCGTGGCTGAAGCGAAAAATAAAGATGTGGAAGATGTAGTAGCGATCGTCTTGAATCGGAAACGACATGAAGGTATTATTGAGGAAATTCGAGCAGCAGGTGCTCGTATTAAGCTGATTTCTGATGGAGACGTGGCTGCTGCGATTAATACGGCTTTTGACGATACAGGTGTCGATATTTTATTCGGTTCCGGCGGAGCACCTGAAGGGGTACTCGCTGCTGTTGCGCTTAAATGTCTTGGCGGAGAAATCCAGGGAAAACTCATTCCTTCCAATGAGGAAGAACGCAACAGATGTAAGGACATGGGAATAGAAGATATCAACAAAGTATTATACATGGAAGACTTCTGCGGCGGGGACGATGCCATCTTCGCAGCCACAGGAGTAACTGACGGAGAACTTCTTCAAGGTGTCCAATTTAAGGGACAGAAGGCAACCACCCAAACGGTTGTCATGCGAGCTAAATCCGGAACGGTTCGTTTTATCGATGGAGACCATAGTTTGAAGAAGAAACCGAACTTAGTGATTAAATAG